The Natranaeroarchaeum aerophilus DNA window GGACCGGGCCGCTCGACGCCAGCGTCGTGGTCGTCGGCGAAGCGCCCGGTGCGGGGCTGTCGCCGGACGAGGCTCCCGACGAGCAATGGCGCGGCGGCAACTGGACAGGGAAGGCGTTCACGACACGCCACTCCGGCAGGCGGATCCGCCGCCTTCTGGACGAGGCGGGCTACGGCGATGACGTGTACTACACTAACGCCGTCAAGTGCTTTCCCGAAGCCGAGGACGGATCGAACCGCGAGCCGACCGACGAGGAGTGTCGGACCTGTCGAAGGCATCTCGACACCGAACTCGACCGGATCGATCCCGATGTGATCGTTCCTGCCGGCAAACACGCCAGCCGGTCGGTGTTCGCGCTCGCCGACCGCTCGCTCGATGGGTTTCTGGACTGCGTCCTCGATCCAGTCGAGTCGGCGAGCATCGAGCCCGCTGTCCTGCCAATCCTGCACCCCTCGTACCAGGATATCTGGATCGCCAGACTCGGGTACGAATCCGACGAGTACGTCGCGACGTTCGCCGAGCGATTGGACGCACTCGCCGGGTAATATCGATTACTTCGAAAGTTGTAGTAAATCGATACAAATACGGTAGTAATATACTTCGAAAATTGTAGTTAGTGAGATGTCGGGGCGGTTGACCTCGATGTTGGAGCCGCGGTTGTCGAATCGACGACTAGCTCCCGTCTGGCTGGACAACGTTTTTGCTACCGGCCGCCGACGTGTGGCGTATGAGCGAGGACTGCATCTTCTGTTCGATCGTCGATGGCGACATCCCCAGCCGCACCGTGTACGAGGACGACGAGACGCTGGCGTTTCTCGACGCCAACCCGCTCGCGCCCGGCCACACGCTCGTGATCCCGAAAGCCCACCACGAGCGGCTGAACGACCTCCCGGAGGACCTGGGAACCGAAGTGTTCGACACGCTTCACTACCTCGTTCCGGCCGTCGAGGACGCCGTCGGGGCCGACGCCTCCAACGTCGCCTTCAACAACGGCGCGGAAGCCGGCCAGGAAGTCCCCCACGTTCACGGCCACATCATTCCCCGCTTCGAGGGCGACGGCGGCGCGCCGGTCCACGCCATCGCGGGCCAGCGCCCCGACCTCTCGGAGGACGATCTCGACGACATCGTCGCAGATATCAAAGCCCGGGCCTGATCCGTGGGCGGTCACTGACGCGAACGAAAACGCGTTTAACCGATGGCGGAGTTCCATCGGGTATGATCCTCAGCGGACGCCACTCCCAGTCGCTCGCGGCCGATCTGGCCGAGCTGCTCGACGAACCGCTCGCGCCGGTCGCGTTCGATCGGTTTCCCGACGGCGAGGTGATGGCGAGCATCGGCGACGTAACACCGGAAGACAGTGAACGCGCGATCGTCGTGGCCTCCACACCGACCAGCGACGCACACCTCGAACTCCTCCAGTTGCAGGACGCCGCCCGCGAAGCCGGGTTCGAGGAGATCGTCACCGTCCTCCCGTACATGGGCTATGCACGGCAGGATCGGGCGTTCGACTCCGGCGAACCGGTCTCAGCTCGCGCCGTCGCTCGGGCGATCAGCACCGGGACTGACCACGT harbors:
- a CDS encoding uracil-DNA glycosylase, encoding MVEFPTTRNALEPGCERCPALVDSRECISWGTGPLDASVVVVGEAPGAGLSPDEAPDEQWRGGNWTGKAFTTRHSGRRIRRLLDEAGYGDDVYYTNAVKCFPEAEDGSNREPTDEECRTCRRHLDTELDRIDPDVIVPAGKHASRSVFALADRSLDGFLDCVLDPVESASIEPAVLPILHPSYQDIWIARLGYESDEYVATFAERLDALAG
- a CDS encoding HIT family protein; this translates as MSEDCIFCSIVDGDIPSRTVYEDDETLAFLDANPLAPGHTLVIPKAHHERLNDLPEDLGTEVFDTLHYLVPAVEDAVGADASNVAFNNGAEAGQEVPHVHGHIIPRFEGDGGAPVHAIAGQRPDLSEDDLDDIVADIKARA